One genomic region from Streptomyces venezuelae encodes:
- a CDS encoding protein phosphatase 2C domain-containing protein gives MRSDVATLPGSPERPNEDWAAAALPASGGGGTVVLLDGVTPPAGDDGCVHTVPWFTARLGGALTELSASRPDMPLPEILSAAIRRTAEAHRDTCDLSHVRTPQATVVLARWDEASVEHLVLSDSALLLEAPDGSVRAVLDDRLDRVPDEILRSLEATDRLRNREGGFFTAAADPSVAALAVTGTTPRAEVRALAALTDGASRWVELFGAGDWAECFGVLRAEGPSGLLRRVRALERADAEAGGLRRWKRHDDATAVYAELRDALG, from the coding sequence ATGCGCAGCGACGTCGCCACCCTCCCCGGCAGCCCCGAACGCCCCAACGAGGACTGGGCAGCCGCAGCTCTGCCCGCCTCGGGCGGCGGGGGGACGGTCGTCCTCCTCGACGGCGTCACACCACCGGCCGGTGATGACGGTTGTGTGCACACCGTGCCGTGGTTCACCGCTCGCCTTGGCGGGGCTTTGACCGAACTGTCCGCTTCCCGCCCGGACATGCCCCTGCCGGAGATCCTGTCCGCGGCAATCCGGCGCACCGCGGAAGCCCATCGCGACACCTGTGACCTTTCTCACGTGCGCACGCCCCAGGCGACGGTGGTCCTCGCACGCTGGGACGAGGCCTCGGTCGAACATCTCGTCCTCTCCGACTCCGCTCTCCTCCTGGAAGCGCCCGACGGCTCGGTCCGGGCGGTGCTCGACGACCGGCTCGACCGGGTCCCGGACGAGATCCTGCGCTCCCTGGAGGCGACGGACCGGCTGCGGAACCGGGAGGGCGGCTTCTTCACGGCGGCGGCCGACCCGTCGGTCGCCGCGCTGGCCGTGACGGGGACGACCCCGCGCGCGGAGGTACGGGCCCTGGCGGCGCTCACGGACGGGGCGAGCCGCTGGGTGGAGCTGTTCGGCGCGGGCGACTGGGCCGAGTGCTTCGGCGTCCTGCGCGCGGAGGGCCCTTCGGGTCTGCTCCGGCGGGTGCGGGCGCTGGAGAGGGCGGACGCGGAGGCGGGCGGCCTGCGCCGCTGGAAGAGGCATGACGACGCGACGGCGGTGTACGCGGAACTGCGCGACGCCCTCGGGTGA
- a CDS encoding nitrate- and nitrite sensing domain-containing protein codes for MRAPVEKKRPRSKNGARSQTPGSAPTPVGTAATPDGGHPSEPAASPAPQPPAGRSKRVRNRLVAGVALVGVTVLVAGAPAILTASAELSDSQRLVTLAELDRQAVTLAHSLADERDEVVAYIAAGRDAQTGAAKDKRQITDTRSTRVDRQIDEIRPAAATELRRDLAGVPSIRRAALTGKGTALEAHKAYTDVIGKLQALSDELAEQTPPRAAGSALTEATRAPAALGRAVEQASATRGLLVAALAVPQPEPTGEVHYDPATGTYVPDVPEGADEAERARDALTAAAQLARVRELAALGDFDQAAGSAARDAIATTVTGPDVKSAERSLATLTDQPRLTEAESGTDPAGLEAALSARIEQMRGVESRLAAERVEHFAALRDDDVTALELRIAFLGGCLVVAIGISTYVARTLTRPLAVLRIGAARLAAAPEPHTEEPVRFTGRNDEFAQAVRSLNTLHGKLAGLAAHSARLTRENAELAAAKESVGAELAAQRADLQGRVALLTADLERLKDTVHHTFVNLSLRSLGLVERQLGVIEKLEEREQDPDRLATLFRLDHLATVMRRHSENLLVLAGHEHVHGHAGPVPLVDVLRAAVSEIERYERVTIQSLPPHAQVAGFAADDLSHLIAELLENATSFSPPDAEVQLSGWLLETGEVMLSVQDAGIGMTGSRLNELNARLAEADPDAFEGEGLGMRVTALLAARHGVRVELREQKPGGIAAVVVLPLPLLPTAPPTVVSEPVRVAGAAPTLHLPGSAAEANSNTLPSRNRDPLVEAAERAFLAAEAEAEAEAEGEAEAGAEAEAMAEAEAAPVEAYEPAPVEAYEPAPAEAYGPAPTETYEPAGFGESVSETTLQVRLPDPQPEPDAHERAADGDPVAVAVADVPATPAAVPDAPAAPEPVSDQPVPGPRAAQWERVTDKGLPKRTPQVVRQPGAPTAPRKGGVDAEALRRRLGGFHQGAKAGRRDVEAEIGTETDAAARIAAARPARTEEMTGDTVEEARS; via the coding sequence ATGCGAGCACCGGTGGAGAAGAAGCGGCCTCGGAGCAAGAACGGCGCGCGGAGCCAGACCCCCGGTTCAGCGCCGACCCCGGTCGGCACCGCAGCCACGCCCGACGGCGGCCACCCCTCGGAGCCCGCCGCGTCGCCCGCCCCGCAGCCCCCGGCCGGCCGCTCCAAGCGCGTCCGCAACCGCCTTGTCGCCGGCGTCGCCCTCGTGGGCGTGACCGTCCTCGTCGCCGGCGCCCCCGCGATCCTCACGGCCTCCGCCGAGCTGTCCGACTCCCAGCGCCTGGTCACCCTCGCCGAACTCGACCGGCAGGCCGTCACCCTCGCGCACTCCCTCGCCGACGAGCGCGACGAGGTCGTCGCCTACATCGCCGCAGGCCGCGACGCGCAGACCGGCGCCGCCAAGGACAAGCGCCAGATCACCGACACCCGGTCCACCCGCGTCGACCGCCAGATCGACGAGATCCGGCCCGCGGCCGCCACCGAACTCCGCCGCGACCTCGCCGGCGTCCCCTCCATCCGCCGCGCCGCCCTCACCGGCAAGGGCACGGCCCTGGAGGCCCACAAGGCGTACACGGACGTCATCGGCAAGCTCCAGGCCCTCTCCGACGAACTCGCCGAGCAGACCCCGCCCCGCGCCGCCGGCAGCGCGCTCACCGAGGCCACCCGCGCCCCCGCCGCCCTCGGCCGCGCCGTCGAACAGGCCTCCGCCACCCGCGGCCTGCTCGTCGCCGCGCTCGCCGTGCCGCAGCCCGAGCCGACCGGCGAGGTCCACTACGACCCCGCCACCGGCACCTACGTCCCGGACGTCCCCGAGGGCGCCGACGAGGCCGAGCGCGCCCGCGACGCCCTCACCGCCGCTGCCCAGCTGGCCCGCGTCCGCGAACTCGCCGCCCTCGGCGACTTCGACCAGGCCGCCGGCTCCGCCGCCCGCGACGCGATCGCCACGACCGTCACCGGCCCCGACGTCAAGAGCGCCGAGCGCTCGCTCGCCACGCTCACCGACCAGCCCCGGCTGACCGAGGCCGAGAGCGGTACCGACCCGGCCGGCCTGGAGGCCGCCCTGTCCGCCCGCATCGAGCAGATGCGCGGCGTCGAGTCCCGCCTCGCCGCCGAGCGGGTCGAGCACTTCGCCGCCCTCCGGGACGACGACGTCACCGCCCTCGAACTGCGCATCGCCTTCCTCGGCGGCTGCCTCGTCGTCGCGATCGGCATCTCCACGTACGTCGCCCGCACCCTCACCCGGCCGCTCGCCGTGCTCCGCATCGGCGCCGCCCGGCTCGCGGCGGCACCCGAGCCGCACACCGAGGAGCCGGTCCGCTTCACCGGCCGCAACGACGAGTTCGCCCAGGCCGTCCGCTCCCTCAACACCCTCCACGGCAAGCTCGCCGGCCTCGCCGCCCACAGCGCGCGGCTCACCCGCGAGAACGCCGAACTCGCCGCCGCCAAGGAGTCCGTCGGCGCGGAGCTGGCCGCCCAGCGCGCCGACCTCCAGGGCCGGGTCGCGCTCCTCACCGCCGACCTGGAACGCCTCAAGGACACCGTCCACCACACCTTCGTGAACCTCTCGCTGCGCAGCCTCGGGCTCGTCGAGAGGCAGCTCGGCGTCATCGAGAAGCTGGAGGAGCGCGAGCAGGACCCGGACCGCCTCGCGACGCTCTTCCGGCTCGACCACCTGGCGACCGTCATGCGCCGCCACAGCGAGAACCTCCTCGTCCTCGCCGGCCACGAGCACGTCCACGGCCACGCCGGACCCGTCCCGCTCGTCGACGTCCTGCGGGCCGCCGTCAGCGAGATCGAGCGGTACGAGCGGGTCACCATCCAGTCCCTGCCGCCGCACGCCCAGGTCGCCGGCTTCGCCGCCGACGACCTGAGCCACCTGATCGCCGAGCTCCTGGAGAACGCCACGTCGTTCTCGCCGCCCGACGCCGAGGTCCAGCTCTCCGGCTGGCTCCTGGAGACCGGCGAGGTCATGCTCTCCGTCCAGGACGCCGGCATCGGCATGACCGGCTCCCGGCTCAACGAGCTCAACGCCCGCCTCGCCGAGGCCGACCCGGACGCCTTCGAGGGCGAGGGCCTCGGCATGCGGGTGACCGCCCTGCTCGCCGCCCGCCACGGGGTCCGCGTCGAGCTGCGCGAGCAGAAGCCGGGCGGCATCGCGGCCGTCGTGGTCCTGCCGCTGCCCCTGCTGCCCACGGCCCCGCCGACCGTCGTGTCGGAGCCGGTACGGGTGGCGGGCGCGGCGCCCACGCTCCACCTGCCGGGCTCGGCGGCGGAGGCCAACTCCAACACCCTGCCGTCCCGGAACCGCGACCCGCTGGTGGAGGCCGCGGAGCGCGCGTTCCTCGCGGCGGAAGCGGAAGCGGAAGCGGAAGCGGAAGGGGAAGCGGAGGCGGGAGCAGAAGCGGAAGCCATGGCGGAAGCGGAGGCCGCGCCCGTAGAGGCGTACGAGCCCGCGCCCGTAGAGGCGTACGAGCCCGCGCCCGCGGAGGCGTACGGGCCGGCGCCCACCGAGACGTACGAGCCCGCCGGATTCGGGGAGTCCGTCTCCGAGACGACGCTCCAGGTCCGGCTGCCCGACCCGCAGCCCGAGCCGGACGCCCATGAACGCGCCGCCGACGGAGACCCCGTCGCCGTCGCCGTCGCCGACGTCCCCGCCACGCCCGCAGCCGTCCCCGACGCGCCCGCCGCCCCCGAACCGGTCTCCGACCAGCCGGTTCCCGGACCCCGCGCCGCCCAGTGGGAGCGGGTCACCGACAAGGGACTCCCCAAGCGCACCCCGCAGGTGGTCCGCCAGCCCGGCGCCCCCACCGCTCCCCGTAAGGGAGGCGTGGACGCCGAGGCCCTGCGCCGCCGGCTCGGCGGCTTCCACCAGGGCGCCAAGGCCGGACGCCGGGACGTGGAGGCCGAGATCGGGACGGAGACGGACGCGGCGGCGCGGATAGCCGCCGCAAGGCCTGCACGTACAGAGGAGATGACGGGGGACACAGTCGAGGAGGCACGCAGTTGA